Within the Pseudomonas chlororaphis subsp. aurantiaca genome, the region CGTCGTGCATGAAGCGGGTGATCAGCGAACCCAGGTCGCTCGGCGTCACCACCGCCGCCAGCTGCTTGCGCGGTACCCGCACATGGCCGGCGGAGAACAGGTCGGTGAGGAAGTGATCGGCGAAGGCGTTCATAGCATAGGCCAGTTCCAGTTGCTTCTCGTCGGCGTTCTTGTGCGCCAGCACCGCCTGCTGCAGGGCCGCGGTGTGCCCGGCGATATAGGCCAGCAGCGCCCATTCGCCGAAATGGTCGGCATTGTTGGCCGCCAGCTTCAGGTAGCGACCGAGGGGGAACAGCGCCGAGGCAAAACTGCCGCCGCCGGTGATCTTGCTCCACTCTTCGGACAACGTATCTCCCAGGGCGTCATACGCCTCGTGGGGTTGTCGGCCGTCCTTGAGCGCCTGGTTGGCGGCGGCGATTTCCTTCTGCATCACCGCGAGAATCTGTTTCGCCTCGTCCTTGGCTGCCGGCAACACGGCAAGCGAGTTGAACGCGGCGGTAAAGCGCTGCAAACGATCCGCCGGCGTCGCGCCTTCGCAGATCGGCTGGTCGGGGATGCCGTAAAAATCGCCACCCAGCGCCACCACTTGGCCGTAGGTCAGGGCCAGGCCGTTGGGCAGGTGCAATTCGACCTGCCAGGCCGGAACGCCGGGGGCGTCCTTGACGAAACGCAACAGGGTGGCGTCGCCGATGGCGGTGTGCTCGCCACCTTCGAAACGCAGCTGGGGCAGGGCCTTGAGGTTTTTGCCCGGTGCCGCTGGGAGGATCCCGGGCTTGTGGTACTTGATGGTGTGATGACCGTCGGCGATCAGCACCAGGTGGTCGCTGTCACCGGAAATGGCAATGCCGCGTTCGCTGAAAAGGCTGTCCAGATCGGCAACGATCTGGCTTTTGTGCTGCAGCTGTTCCCGCTGCTGAGTGTGTAGACCTGACATTTCTGGCTCCTTGATATGTCGTAGGTATTTCAAAAAATAACTGTATGCATGTACAGTTAAATTGCAAGCATAAAGCAAAAGCCTGACTCGTCAAGCAGGTATTTTTTGCCGCACATTTTGGCGATGGTTGACGAATTGCTGTTGACGATTGTTTTTTAAGTTGTACGATGACTTACAACTTCGGCCAAGGCTGATGTGTTTCTCATCACAATGTGCGTCCCAGGGTGTTCGAATAATGAATCCACAAGAACTGAAGTCCATCCTCTCCTCCGGCCTGCTGTCTTTCCCGGTGACCGATTTCAATGCCCAGGGCGATTTCCATCGCGCGGGCTACATCAAGCGCCTGGAATGGCTGGCCCCTTACGGCGCCTCGGCGCTGTTCGCCGCAGGTGGTACCGGTGAGTTTTTCTCCCTGGCGGCCAGCGAATATTCGGAAATCATCAAGACCGCGGTCGACACCTGCGCCACCAGCGTGCCGATCCTGGCCGGGGTCGGCGGTTCGACCCGCCAGGCCATCGAATACGCCCAGGAGGCCGAGCGCCTGGGGGCCAAGGGGCTGTTGCTGTTGCCGCAC harbors:
- a CDS encoding phospholipase, which gives rise to MSGLHTQQREQLQHKSQIVADLDSLFSERGIAISGDSDHLVLIADGHHTIKYHKPGILPAAPGKNLKALPQLRFEGGEHTAIGDATLLRFVKDAPGVPAWQVELHLPNGLALTYGQVVALGGDFYGIPDQPICEGATPADRLQRFTAAFNSLAVLPAAKDEAKQILAVMQKEIAAANQALKDGRQPHEAYDALGDTLSEEWSKITGGGSFASALFPLGRYLKLAANNADHFGEWALLAYIAGHTAALQQAVLAHKNADEKQLELAYAMNAFADHFLTDLFSAGHVRVPRKQLAAVVTPSDLGSLITRFMHDEDSKFGLNVSNAQGDRWHAYGDKRYFDTIDSNNRKQVKLAVQRSADEIFESYLSGTAPTPGNFTALKLLPDLNAAKSGNFSPLFVMQGDKVLRRSDVNNLNDTKTIDNWWGWSTYLLLKNYKPNKPAGYLEAPTLAPSIQANGWQSQTPSELNWLPGNAVRYAFSYTNGLNESYIGPWSAYAELGDRFQPTLNVPVDTDGGSSGRNLFRQFRGGSPELIASIDKTATTYIDRNA